The genomic window CTCAATTAAAGGAACGGCAACATGATGACTCCCGATCTCCAAATGAGCGTTTTATGTGATGATGTGCGCCAGGAACGATCCGGTAAATTCATCCTCATCGGGCTTTTTGATGTCATTGGCACGCCACAATTCCCTGCCGTTTTTCAGCGCGTTTGCATTGTCAATCGCTGGTGCAGCGGGCAGGGGGCCTTTACGGAAAAGACCCGTATCATTGGCCCTGATAATGGAGTGGTGGTCGCCGAGGGGCAGGAAATCCGGGTGCTGTTGAATGATCCGGAGTCTACGGTGACCAATGTTGAATTTTTCATGAATCTCAAGTTCGATAAAGAAGGGGTTTATTGGATTGAGATCCTGATTGATGGCGATCTTAAGTTGCGGTATCCGCTGCGGGTGAATCGTGTGGTGATACCTCCAATGGCCCCGGGCGGACCCCAGGTTGTATGACGATGAGCTCAAACGTAAAACGACGCAGCCATGCCTGGGTGGAGCTGGATCTGGATCTCCTGTGCCAGAACCTGGCATTAATGAAGGCGGCTTTACCGCCTTCTTCAGACGTGGTGATGGTTGTCAAGGCCAACGCCTATGGGCATGGTATTACAGCGGTGACCACGAAGGCCTTTGACTGTGGTGTGCGGTGGTTTTTTGTGGCGACGCTTGAAGAGGCCTTGAGCGTTCGCATGGTGCTGCCTGAGGCCAATATTCTTTTGCTGGGTGCCGTGTGGCCGTGGGATATCCCTGAAATTTCGCGGTATCGCATCCTGCCGGTGTTGGTAAGTGAAGAGCAGGCCCTTGAACTGGCGGAGATTGCCCGGAATTCAGGGCTGACGTTGCGCTGCCATGTTAAGGTGGATACCGGCATGGGGCGCTTGGGATTTCCCTGGGAAAAGGCCCCGGAACAGATGGCGGGGATAGTCCGGAGGGGTGGCTTGGTTATCTGTGGCATCTGCATGCATTTTGCCTCGGCTGGGCGCTCCACTGATTTATTTGCGAGACTTCAGGCGGAACGATTTCAGGGCGTGCTGGACGGCTGTGCCGCTCTGGGGATGACTCACCTTTTCACGCATTCGGCTAATAGTGCGGCGTTTTCGTCCCATCCCGAGCTGGACATGGATGGGGTTCGGCTGGGGATTCTGGCTTATGGGTATGGTGGACGCAACAGCATCTCGCGCGTCAGCACAAAGCCGTTGTTGCAGTGGAAAACCCGTGTGATTCAAGTGAAGCAGGTTCCCGCCGGATTTCCTGTCAGTTATCTCAGCACCCATGTGACCTCTGAACCTACCTGCCTGGCCACCATTGATGTCGGTTATTCCGACGGCGTCTCGCGACTCATGAGTAACAAGGGGTATGTCCTGGTCGGTGGACGGCGCGCTAAGGTGGTCGGGCGAGTGACGATGAATTTCACCATTGTCGATGTGGGGGCGGGGAACGGTGTGAGGCCCGGTGATGAAGTGGTACTGATTGGGCAGCAGGGCGATGAATCCCTTTGGGCGGATGAAGTGGCGCGGTGGTGTGCGACGATCCCCTATGAAATTCTAACCAATATCCGAAGTGATACCCGATGAACACAGCACTACCACCGCCTGTTAAATCGGCTCAACCCGGAAAATATTTCTTATCTCCGATGGCGCTTTCGGCTCTCGTCTATCCGGGCGCCGGGCAGTTGATGCAGCGCCGGTGGGGGGCGGGTATTTTCTTTATCATGACCTCCAGCGCGGCGGTAATCTGGCTTGTGATTGAAGTCTTTATCGTCTTAAAAGCCTATTATGGCATGGCCTTTGCCCCAATGAATGCACCGGCTGAAGCACCCGCCTTGGCCTCGTTAATCGTTCCCTTTGTGATCTGGCTAGCCCTGTATGTGGCAGGAATCGTAGATACCGCCATCGCCACTTATCGTCAGCAGGTGAAGCGGGGGAAAGCGTGAAACGTGAGGCGTAAAGGGTGAGACGTTGATCTCACATTTGACATCTCACTTCTTCTTCACGGCATCCGTGGTGGCAATCCAGCGGGACACTTCATAATACACATCGTTCCAGAATATCCCGGCGGCGTGTGCAAAATCCAAGCCGAACACAATCATCAAGGCGGCCCCCAGTCCGCGCAGTAATGTCTGATCCGCCTGCGTGAAGAGGTAGTAGATCGAATACCCCGGTATGATAAAGCAGAGAATCCCGCTGAACACATCATCTTCGAAGGCCAGGAAAATCACGGAAACATGCAGCAGGAGAAGCGACCCCACGCCGCCCTGGATGAACATTTTGTGAATGTCGGGCGCCAGTGCCCCGGGAATATAGCGCATCCAGCCAAAAACGAGTAGGAGTAGAAAAAACACAAGCCAAGGGAGGACCTTGATTTCGAAGATGCTTATTTTACGGGCCCGTTTCCGGCGTTTGATCCCTTGCGGCATATAACGCTGAACGTTATTATTAGCCTCGTTCCGGTTCTTTTTTTTGTCAAATTTCGCAGGTGAAGTCGGGGCTGGAGCCGGTGAGGGCGGCGGAGGGGTGATCAACTTTAATTTCGGGGCCAAGGTCGAAGGCTCGGCTTGTCGTGGCGGGATGGGCACCTGCCCTTTACACTTCATGCAGGTGATCACCTCGGCGGAGACAAACGCTGAAATCGTAATAGTGTTTCCACACTGGGCACAGGTAACTATGATGTCAGCCATGCCCGGATATTAACATGCGGGGCACTTCAGTTCAAAGGAAACTAATGCCCCGCGGCATGGGCGGGATTTTGAAAAAAGCGGCCAGCGTCTGGG from bacterium includes these protein-coding regions:
- the alr gene encoding alanine racemase: MSSNVKRRSHAWVELDLDLLCQNLALMKAALPPSSDVVMVVKANAYGHGITAVTTKAFDCGVRWFFVATLEEALSVRMVLPEANILLLGAVWPWDIPEISRYRILPVLVSEEQALELAEIARNSGLTLRCHVKVDTGMGRLGFPWEKAPEQMAGIVRRGGLVICGICMHFASAGRSTDLFARLQAERFQGVLDGCAALGMTHLFTHSANSAAFSSHPELDMDGVRLGILAYGYGGRNSISRVSTKPLLQWKTRVIQVKQVPAGFPVSYLSTHVTSEPTCLATIDVGYSDGVSRLMSNKGYVLVGGRRAKVVGRVTMNFTIVDVGAGNGVRPGDEVVLIGQQGDESLWADEVARWCATIPYEILTNIRSDTR